A window of Deltaproteobacteria bacterium contains these coding sequences:
- a CDS encoding amidohydrolase yields MINYKIISGDTHIVEPPDLYTSRMSGKCRDRAPYIKRQKTADGKDSDAWFLGDTQVVTLGAVTQAGRRFDDPEKIDFVGIWEDVREGAYQPGAMLKELEFDGIWGAIIQPSQGLFWYHIEDSELLSGLCQAYNDWIADFCKPHPDRLKGIGMLNVDNVAEACAELKRVAKLGLAGMFIPVTPTPGQPYRDPVYNPLWATAADLEMPLLLHLATQRANVPGCEISTSFTTFTAAGLRPTQDYWVRYSLTDMIFSGVFEHYPRLLVGSVEHEASWVPHWLKQMDYTYKERPVYRGYQSKEGLLPSDYWRRNLFAVFQEDEVVVELRHRIGINNLMWGNDFPHSESTWPKSREFLSNMFTGVPEADLRKLTCDNAARVFHFSLS; encoded by the coding sequence ATGATCAACTACAAAATTATCTCTGGCGATACCCACATCGTTGAACCACCAGATCTGTACACGTCGCGCATGTCTGGCAAATGTCGTGACCGAGCACCGTATATCAAACGACAAAAGACCGCTGACGGCAAAGACTCAGACGCCTGGTTCCTCGGCGATACGCAAGTTGTGACTCTTGGTGCGGTCACCCAAGCTGGACGGCGCTTTGATGACCCGGAAAAGATCGACTTCGTTGGCATCTGGGAAGATGTCCGTGAAGGCGCCTATCAACCGGGCGCGATGTTGAAAGAGCTAGAATTCGACGGAATATGGGGTGCGATTATCCAACCAAGCCAGGGGCTGTTTTGGTATCACATCGAAGATAGTGAACTGCTTTCTGGTCTATGTCAGGCCTATAACGATTGGATTGCCGATTTCTGCAAACCACATCCTGATCGTTTAAAAGGGATCGGCATGCTTAATGTCGATAATGTTGCAGAGGCGTGTGCAGAGTTGAAACGAGTGGCGAAACTCGGACTCGCTGGCATGTTCATCCCAGTGACGCCAACACCAGGCCAACCCTATCGAGATCCTGTGTACAATCCGTTATGGGCAACCGCCGCAGACTTAGAGATGCCGCTGCTGCTGCATTTAGCGACACAACGCGCCAATGTCCCAGGGTGTGAGATCAGTACAAGTTTTACGACCTTCACTGCCGCAGGCTTACGACCAACGCAAGATTATTGGGTGCGCTACTCACTCACAGATATGATTTTTTCTGGCGTGTTTGAACATTATCCACGTTTACTGGTCGGTTCAGTCGAACACGAAGCCTCATGGGTTCCGCATTGGCTCAAGCAAATGGACTACACGTACAAAGAACGTCCGGTCTATCGTGGCTATCAATCGAAAGAAGGCTTACTACCAAGCGACTACTGGCGACGCAATTTATTTGCGGTCTTTCAAGAAGATGAGGTGGTCGTCGAGTTACGCCACCGCATCGGCATCAACAACCTGATGTGGGGCAACGACTTTCCGCACTCAGAGTCAACGTGGCCGAAGTCACGCGAATTCCTCTCGAACATGTTTACTGGCGTACCAGAGGCAGACTTACGGAAGTTGACGTGTGATAATGCCGCGCGGGTTTTTCACTTTTCGCTTTCTTAA
- a CDS encoding amino acid adenylation domain-containing protein, translated as MEQSLAEIIHRQASLRTTFPVIAGQPIQSIAPSIPFSLTTIDLAAFTDEEREAAVQQHAREEAQRPFDLAAGPLLRATLFHLADNEHVLLFSMHHIISDRWSMEVFFSELSTLYTAFSTHQPSPLPALAIQYADLATWQHDWLQGEILDQDVAYWRQQLNDAPPVLTLPTDHPRLPVQTHRGAHQRTHFPLSLTQALHELSRQEGTTLFMTMLAAFQVLLCRYTGQDDIAVGSPTANRTHVETEQLIGFFVNMLVLRTNVSGNPTFRELLQRVREVVLGAYAHQAIPFEKLVEELRPERTLNYSPLFQVVFHHRNVLPQAAEFPGIRTEVLRYESGSAQFDLTLALRETAEGLEVEAEYVTDLFEETTITRLIGHYRTLLEGIVNQPDKPIATLPLLSRQEEQQILIDWNNTTRDDFPDTCLHNVLEAQGEKAPDAVAVVFDKRWLTYRELNNKANQLAHYLQKLGVGPEVFVGVCVERSLELLVGLLGVVKAGAAYVPLDPDLPQDRLTFMLKDSGVRVLLTQTALLQKLPDCPAQLVCLDSDWRNIAGESTTPPVTEVTPDNLAYVIYTSGSAGTPKGALNTHRGICNQLRLMQETYRLSETDRVLQKTPYSFDASIWEILWPLMAGATAVLAHPQEYRDPRYLVRLIIEQQITVLFFVPSMLGMFLEVADVEKCHSLRQIICGGEALTLELQQRFFRRLPARLDNWYGPTEAAIAVAYWACKRDDTRETLPIGRPTANTQIYLLDEYLQPVPVGIPGELHIGGVQVGRGYLNRPGLTAEKFIPDPFSGRPEARLYRTGDLARYLPDGSMEFLGRIDNQVKIRGYRIELGEVEAVLAQHASVREAVVTTREDASGDQHLIAYLIPHTLARITEDVRAYLKAKLPPYMVPSAFVFLEAFPLTPNGKIDRKALPAPTQSLLEAGHAYVAPRTPIEETVAGIWSEVLGVQQVGVYDNFFALGGHSLRAMQFINRVRSSFAVELPLRSLFGTPTVADLATAIDAVSRMEKPSAEPASSLIPLQPDGTRPPFFGVPGHNGDVFCYLALAQKLGPEHPFYGLQPPGTDGKRPPLTDVKELAAYFVNDIRRFRPEGPYLVGGYCLGGIIAFEIAQQLRSAGQEVALLALFGTQSPTALTVSHRIRRRSWRYAQRMGNWMRMLWHSPLREHPRYVLEKIQQRQREKEKHASNLLHYPHRPYVEQATVKAAHRYQPERYAGRISLFIPNPDPRSLYNSRFLEWQTLTTAPFDSEVGPPECTSDMMLREPYVQIFAELLRTRLDQIKV; from the coding sequence GTCATCGCTGGGCAACCGATTCAGTCGATCGCTCCATCCATACCGTTCTCTCTGACAACGATAGATCTTGCCGCGTTCACCGATGAAGAACGCGAAGCGGCCGTACAGCAACATGCGCGGGAAGAAGCACAGCGACCTTTCGATCTTGCTGCCGGGCCATTATTGCGGGCGACGCTGTTCCACTTGGCGGACAACGAGCATGTGTTGCTCTTCTCCATGCACCACATCATCTCTGATCGCTGGTCGATGGAAGTATTCTTCTCGGAACTGAGCACCCTCTACACGGCATTTTCTACGCACCAGCCTTCGCCTTTACCAGCATTGGCTATTCAATATGCCGACCTCGCAACCTGGCAACACGATTGGTTACAAGGCGAAATACTCGACCAGGACGTTGCGTATTGGCGCCAACAGCTAAACGATGCGCCCCCCGTACTGACACTTCCGACCGATCATCCGAGACTGCCCGTGCAGACGCACCGTGGCGCGCACCAGCGTACGCATTTTCCTCTCTCGCTGACGCAAGCCTTGCACGAATTGAGTCGTCAGGAAGGCACCACGCTGTTCATGACCATGTTAGCTGCCTTTCAAGTGTTGCTGTGCCGCTACACCGGTCAAGATGACATTGCCGTAGGTTCACCCACCGCAAACCGTACCCACGTCGAGACCGAGCAGTTAATTGGCTTCTTCGTCAATATGCTGGTGTTGCGGACCAATGTATCTGGTAACCCGACATTCCGGGAATTGCTTCAGCGCGTGCGCGAAGTCGTCTTGGGAGCCTACGCACACCAAGCCATACCATTTGAAAAGCTCGTAGAAGAATTGCGTCCAGAACGGACACTGAACTATTCTCCACTTTTTCAAGTAGTGTTTCACCACCGCAACGTTCTACCACAAGCAGCAGAGTTTCCTGGTATACGAACGGAAGTGCTTCGATATGAGAGCGGCTCTGCACAGTTCGATTTGACGCTGGCTTTACGCGAAACTGCAGAGGGTCTCGAAGTTGAAGCTGAGTATGTGACGGACCTCTTTGAGGAGACCACTATTACACGGCTGATCGGTCACTATCGGACCTTGCTCGAAGGAATCGTCAATCAACCAGATAAGCCGATTGCCACGTTGCCCTTGCTCTCGCGTCAAGAAGAGCAGCAGATCCTCATTGACTGGAACAACACAACACGTGATGATTTCCCAGACACCTGTCTCCACAATGTGCTCGAAGCACAAGGAGAAAAAGCCCCTGATGCCGTAGCTGTCGTCTTTGACAAACGATGGCTGACGTATCGCGAACTCAACAACAAAGCCAATCAGCTCGCCCATTACCTACAGAAGCTCGGTGTCGGCCCAGAGGTGTTCGTCGGCGTATGCGTAGAGCGCTCGCTAGAATTATTGGTGGGGCTTCTCGGAGTTGTCAAAGCAGGAGCCGCGTATGTGCCGCTTGATCCCGACCTGCCTCAGGACCGCCTTACATTCATGCTGAAAGATTCCGGTGTTCGCGTTCTTCTCACGCAAACTGCTCTGCTGCAGAAGCTGCCAGACTGCCCAGCTCAACTTGTGTGTCTTGATAGCGATTGGAGGAACATTGCAGGCGAGAGCACGACTCCCCCGGTCACAGAAGTCACGCCCGACAATCTCGCATACGTCATTTATACCTCAGGGTCTGCAGGCACCCCGAAGGGAGCACTCAACACGCATCGGGGGATTTGTAATCAGCTGAGATTGATGCAGGAAACCTATCGATTATCAGAGACCGATCGTGTTCTGCAGAAAACTCCCTACAGCTTCGATGCTTCAATCTGGGAAATCCTCTGGCCGTTGATGGCTGGTGCAACAGCAGTGCTTGCCCATCCACAAGAATATCGTGACCCTCGCTATCTTGTCCGGCTGATTATCGAACAGCAGATAACGGTCCTGTTCTTTGTTCCGTCCATGCTCGGAATGTTTTTAGAAGTAGCTGACGTTGAAAAATGTCACTCCCTGAGACAGATCATCTGTGGCGGAGAAGCGCTCACCCTTGAATTGCAGCAGCGCTTCTTCCGTCGCTTACCAGCTCGTTTGGATAACTGGTACGGCCCGACCGAAGCAGCGATCGCGGTCGCGTATTGGGCCTGCAAGCGGGATGATACACGTGAGACTCTGCCAATTGGTCGGCCCACCGCCAATACACAGATTTACCTGCTTGATGAATATCTCCAACCGGTGCCGGTGGGCATCCCAGGCGAGTTGCACATCGGCGGCGTGCAAGTTGGCAGAGGCTATCTCAATCGCCCAGGACTCACTGCGGAGAAATTCATCCCTGATCCGTTCAGTGGGCGACCGGAGGCACGTCTCTATCGGACTGGTGATCTCGCACGTTACTTACCGGATGGCAGCATGGAGTTTCTCGGGCGTATCGATAATCAAGTAAAAATTCGCGGATACCGTATTGAGCTAGGGGAGGTAGAAGCGGTATTGGCGCAACATGCGAGTGTGCGAGAAGCCGTTGTCACAACGAGAGAGGACGCAAGCGGAGATCAGCACCTGATTGCGTACCTTATTCCTCATACACTGGCGCGTATAACTGAAGACGTGCGCGCCTATCTCAAAGCGAAGTTGCCTCCCTACATGGTCCCAAGTGCCTTCGTCTTCCTTGAAGCCTTCCCTCTCACTCCGAATGGGAAAATCGATCGCAAGGCGCTACCCGCTCCAACCCAAAGCTTGTTAGAGGCAGGACACGCCTATGTTGCACCGCGGACGCCAATAGAGGAAACGGTTGCAGGTATCTGGTCAGAGGTGTTGGGAGTGCAACAGGTCGGGGTGTACGATAACTTCTTCGCTCTCGGTGGTCACTCGCTCAGAGCCATGCAATTTATCAACCGCGTGCGCTCGAGTTTCGCAGTGGAGCTTCCTCTACGCAGTTTGTTTGGAACGCCAACGGTGGCTGACTTAGCTACGGCAATTGATGCAGTATCGCGGATGGAGAAACCAAGTGCAGAGCCAGCATCATCTTTGATTCCACTACAACCGGACGGAACCAGACCACCATTCTTTGGTGTCCCAGGTCATAATGGAGATGTGTTCTGTTACCTCGCACTAGCACAGAAGCTTGGTCCAGAGCACCCTTTCTATGGTCTTCAGCCTCCTGGCACTGACGGTAAGCGTCCACCGCTCACAGATGTGAAAGAGTTGGCGGCATATTTCGTCAACGACATTCGTCGGTTCCGACCCGAAGGGCCATACCTCGTTGGCGGATATTGTTTAGGCGGGATCATCGCTTTTGAGATTGCCCAACAACTGAGGAGCGCAGGTCAGGAAGTCGCACTCTTAGCTCTGTTTGGGACACAATCACCGACTGCCCTGACCGTTTCCCACCGGATTCGGAGGCGAAGCTGGCGGTATGCGCAGCGCATGGGCAACTGGATGAGGATGCTCTGGCATTCACCGTTGCGAGAGCACCCCCGCTATGTTCTCGAGAAAATACAACAGCGACAGAGAGAGAAAGAGAAACACGCCTCGAACCTGTTGCACTATCCCCATCGGCCTTACGTCGAACAAGCAACCGTAAAAGCAGCGCATCGCTACCAGCCCGAGAGATACGCCGGGCGCATCTCCCTTTTCATACCGAATCCGGATCCTCGTAGCTTATACAATAGCCGCTTCCTGGAGTGGCAAACCTTAACAACTGCTCCCTTCGATAGCGAAGTTGGACCACCAGAGTGCACGAGCGATATGATGCTGCGTGAGCCGTACGTACAAATCTTTGCCGAGCTGTTGCGTACCCGCCTTGATCAGATCAAAGTGTAG